A single Theropithecus gelada isolate Dixy chromosome 7b, Tgel_1.0, whole genome shotgun sequence DNA region contains:
- the TMEM229B gene encoding transmembrane protein 229B: MASAEPLTALSRWYLYAIHGYFCEVMFTAAWEFVVNLNWKFPGVTSVWALFIYGTSILIVERMYLRLRGRCPLLLRCLIYTLWTYLWEFTTGFILRQFNACPWDYSQFDFDFMGLITLEYAVPWFCGALIMEQFIIRNTLRLRFDKDAEPGEPSGALALANGHVKTD, translated from the coding sequence ATGGCCTCTGCGGAGCCCCTGACGGCGCTGTCCCGCTGGTACCTGTACGCCATCCACGGCTACTTCTGCGAGGTGATGTTCACGGCGGCCTGGGAGTTCGTGGTGAACTTGAACTGGAAGTTCCCAGGGGTCACGAGCGTGTGGGCCCTCTTCATCTACGGCACCTCCATCCTCATCGTGGAGCGCATGTACCTGCGGCTGCGCGGCCGCTGCCCGCTGCTCCTGCGCTGCCTCATCTACACGCTCTGGACCTACCTGTGGGAGTTCACCACCGGCTTCATCCTGCGCCAGTTCAACGCCTGCCCCTGGGACTACTCCCAGTTCGACTTTGACTTCATGGGCCTCATCACCCTGGAGTACGCCGTGCCCTGGTTCTGCGGGGCTCTCATCATGGAGCAGTTCATCATCCGCAACACCCTCCGCCTCCGTTTCGACAAGGACGCTGAGCCCGGGGAGCCCAGTGGCGCCCTGGCCCTGGCCAATGGCCATGTCAAGACTGACTGA